In one window of Hymenobacter nivis DNA:
- a CDS encoding alpha-amylase has translation MHPSLRNAGRLAAAAALLLLAGCAKEAVVPSAGLAPTSATTSATVTNGVMMQGFYWDVPQTSSTGQSWWQVLGSQAPELKNAGITALWLPPAYKGSGVNDVGYGVYDRYDLGEFNQKGTVATHYGTLAQLQSCITALHGQGVQVYEDMVMNHLTSADAQEQFTIGGNSYNVYTSFTYPGRANKYSTYQWHYYSFNGTQQAPNNGWYQWNAWDFQPYANGDAYDNLLGSEIRYADANQVNETISWGNWMTTTLSLDGYRLDATKHMLTSFVNSWLDNVKGTSGRFAVSEAWFRNLTDLNNYASSTGGRTSLFDVPLHYTFANMSNGNGTWDMRGLQFAGFTEANGPLSVSFVDNHDTDQTGGALYSPVANLKMLAYAYILTREKGYPCVFYKDYYNYGLGSQIKTLIGIRQAHGFGAGYEYTSADDADVYAYSRAGDASHTGLLELLNDGSAAASKAITTPFKNATLTDLTGNTTGTVTTDGNGLGTFAVNARSYAVWVPKSTTATTTAVTFTINYSNTVTGQNLYIVGSTSQLGSWNTANAIKLSGAAYPNWTGTINLTAGVAVLYKYFRMDGAGNILWEGDPNNSLTPSGSSQSVTDTWH, from the coding sequence ATGCACCCATCTCTTCGCAATGCCGGCCGACTAGCTGCCGCGGCGGCCCTCCTCCTACTTGCGGGTTGCGCCAAAGAAGCCGTCGTTCCCAGCGCAGGCCTTGCCCCGACCAGCGCTACCACCAGCGCCACGGTGACCAACGGCGTGATGATGCAGGGCTTTTACTGGGACGTGCCCCAGACGAGCAGCACGGGCCAGAGCTGGTGGCAGGTCCTCGGCAGCCAGGCCCCCGAGCTGAAAAACGCCGGCATTACGGCCCTGTGGCTGCCGCCCGCCTACAAAGGCAGCGGGGTCAATGACGTGGGCTACGGCGTGTACGACCGCTACGACCTGGGCGAGTTCAACCAGAAGGGTACGGTGGCCACGCACTACGGCACGCTGGCCCAGCTGCAAAGCTGCATCACTGCCCTGCACGGCCAGGGCGTGCAGGTGTACGAAGACATGGTAATGAACCACTTGACTTCGGCCGACGCGCAGGAGCAGTTCACCATCGGTGGCAACAGCTACAACGTGTACACCAGCTTTACCTACCCCGGCCGGGCCAACAAGTACAGCACCTACCAGTGGCACTACTACAGCTTCAACGGTACTCAGCAGGCGCCTAACAATGGTTGGTACCAGTGGAATGCCTGGGATTTTCAGCCCTACGCCAACGGCGATGCCTACGATAATCTGTTGGGCTCAGAAATCCGCTATGCTGATGCCAACCAGGTCAATGAAACTATCAGCTGGGGCAACTGGATGACCACCACCCTGAGCTTGGATGGTTACCGCCTCGACGCTACCAAGCACATGCTCACCTCGTTTGTGAATTCGTGGCTCGATAATGTGAAGGGCACCAGTGGCCGCTTTGCCGTGAGCGAGGCCTGGTTTCGCAACCTCACCGACCTCAACAACTACGCCTCCTCGACCGGCGGGCGCACCAGTCTCTTTGACGTACCGCTGCACTACACCTTTGCTAATATGAGCAATGGCAATGGGACATGGGACATGCGTGGGTTGCAATTTGCGGGCTTTACCGAGGCCAACGGGCCGCTATCCGTCTCCTTCGTCGATAACCACGACACCGACCAGACGGGCGGCGCGCTCTACTCGCCAGTGGCTAACCTCAAGATGCTGGCCTACGCCTACATCCTCACCCGCGAGAAGGGCTACCCCTGCGTGTTCTACAAAGACTATTACAACTACGGCCTCGGCAGCCAAATCAAAACCCTGATTGGCATCCGCCAGGCCCACGGCTTCGGCGCGGGCTATGAGTACACCAGCGCCGACGACGCCGACGTGTATGCTTACTCGCGCGCCGGCGATGCCAGCCACACTGGCTTGCTCGAATTACTGAACGACGGCAGCGCCGCCGCCAGCAAAGCCATCACGACGCCCTTCAAAAACGCTACCCTCACCGACCTCACCGGGAACACCACCGGTACCGTCACCACCGACGGCAATGGCCTGGGCACGTTTGCCGTCAACGCCCGCTCGTACGCCGTATGGGTACCCAAGTCGACTACGGCCACGACCACGGCCGTGACGTTTACCATCAATTACAGCAACACGGTGACGGGTCAAAACCTCTACATCGTGGGCAGCACCAGCCAACTCGGTTCCTGGAACACGGCTAATGCCATCAAGCTCAGCGGCGCGGCCTACCCCAACTGGACCGGCACCATCAACCTGACAGCTGGCGTAGCCGTGCTCTACAAGTACTTCCGCATGGATGGCGCGGGTAATATCCTCTGGGAAGGCGACCCCAACAACTCGCTCACGCCCAGCGGCAGCAGCCAAAGCGTAACCGATACCTGGCACTAA
- a CDS encoding DUF418 domain-containing protein, whose translation MNTPSPQVASGFAPVTTSDRFVLLDALRALALVGVCFANLEWFTGYRLVPMASVEHWPLVDKVTMQLSLLFIDGKAFGLFSLLFGVGFAVQLHRAEARGTDGARFFARRLGILLLFGAVHALLLWYGDILQSYALVGFALLLFRHYSDRALLRWGVGLSLMGFLVNLGWHQLVPALPAATYEAHLDHAVRTFAGPSYGATLAANLDMIWEDQVLSWGPPVAGCWILARLLLGYCFGRWAMCTGFFQNPAAYARPLRRLFGWTLVVGLGGGLLLRAVSVLLLAHRLSPDGYLVLIREVLRDPADLALSVAYAAGFGLLALRARWAAALGVLAPMGQMALTNYLVQTLVGLWLCYGYGLGLGLIGHIGPFASVGVCAAEVLAQLAISHWWMRRFRFGPAEWLWRSLSYGHWQPLRRPIPALVAFG comes from the coding sequence ATGAATACGCCATCGCCTCAAGTAGCCAGCGGCTTCGCCCCCGTGACCACCTCCGACCGGTTTGTGCTGCTCGATGCCTTGCGGGCCCTGGCCCTGGTGGGCGTGTGCTTTGCCAATCTGGAATGGTTCACCGGCTACCGCTTAGTGCCAATGGCCTCGGTCGAACACTGGCCGCTGGTCGATAAGGTGACGATGCAGCTCTCGCTGCTGTTCATCGACGGCAAGGCTTTTGGCTTGTTCTCGCTCTTGTTTGGGGTGGGCTTTGCTGTGCAGCTGCACCGGGCCGAAGCGCGGGGCACCGACGGGGCCCGCTTTTTTGCCCGCCGCCTGGGCATTCTGCTCCTGTTTGGGGCCGTGCACGCCCTGCTGCTGTGGTACGGCGACATCCTGCAGTCGTACGCGCTAGTGGGGTTTGCCCTGCTGCTCTTCCGCCATTATTCCGACCGGGCGCTGCTGCGCTGGGGCGTGGGGCTATCCTTGATGGGCTTTCTGGTGAACCTTGGGTGGCATCAGCTGGTGCCCGCGCTGCCCGCGGCCACCTACGAGGCCCATCTGGACCACGCCGTTCGCACCTTCGCGGGCCCCTCGTACGGCGCCACGCTGGCGGCCAACCTGGATATGATTTGGGAAGACCAAGTGCTAAGCTGGGGGCCGCCAGTGGCCGGGTGCTGGATACTGGCCCGGCTGCTGCTGGGGTACTGCTTCGGGCGCTGGGCCATGTGTACCGGCTTCTTTCAGAATCCGGCCGCTTACGCACGACCCTTGCGTCGGCTTTTTGGCTGGACGCTGGTGGTGGGGCTGGGTGGCGGGCTCCTGCTGCGGGCCGTGAGCGTGCTGCTGCTGGCCCACCGCCTCAGCCCTGACGGCTATCTTGTCTTGATACGCGAAGTGTTGCGCGACCCCGCGGACCTGGCCCTGTCGGTCGCGTACGCCGCGGGGTTTGGCTTGTTGGCCCTGCGCGCCCGCTGGGCAGCCGCCCTTGGGGTGCTGGCCCCGATGGGGCAAATGGCACTCACCAACTACCTGGTGCAAACCCTGGTGGGCCTGTGGCTGTGCTACGGCTACGGCTTGGGGCTGGGGCTGATTGGCCACATCGGGCCCTTTGCCAGCGTGGGCGTGTGTGCCGCCGAGGTGCTGGCCCAACTGGCGATTAGCCACTGGTGGATGCGGCGCTTCCGCTTTGGCCCGGCCGAGTGGTTGTGGCGCTCGCTCAGCTATGGGCACTGGCAACCCCTGCGCCGGCCCATACCCGCATTGGTAGCGTTTGGCTGA
- a CDS encoding transposase family protein, whose protein sequence is MDYLSLRERPRQFLALTSLRAAEFDDLLTDFAPAWERHHRYHTLEGTKRAFPAHRERANAVLAGSDIKLFFLLTYLKSNALQEHQAASFGISQARVSHLATALLGVLNQVLARRGLLPVRDGGELAQRLANHPEPVFAYDGVERGVPRNTDREAQAEEYSAKKKRTA, encoded by the coding sequence ATGGATTACCTGAGTTTGCGCGAGCGGCCCCGCCAGTTTCTGGCCCTAACCAGCTTGCGAGCGGCGGAGTTTGACGACTTGCTGACCGACTTTGCCCCGGCCTGGGAGCGCCACCACCGCTACCACACCCTGGAAGGAACCAAACGGGCGTTCCCCGCCCACCGCGAGCGGGCCAACGCCGTGCTGGCGGGCAGCGATATAAAGCTCTTTTTTCTGCTCACCTACCTCAAAAGCAACGCCTTGCAAGAGCACCAGGCCGCCAGCTTTGGCATTTCGCAAGCGCGCGTCAGCCACTTGGCTACCGCCCTGCTGGGCGTGCTCAACCAGGTGCTGGCCCGGCGCGGGCTGCTGCCCGTGCGCGACGGCGGCGAGTTGGCTCAGCGCCTGGCTAACCACCCGGAGCCGGTCTTTGCCTACGACGGGGTCGAGCGGGGCGTACCACGTAACACGGACCGGGAGGCCCAGGCCGAGGAGTACAGCGCCAAAAAAAAGCGCACCGCGTGA
- a CDS encoding transposase codes for MKDSPPPTKRRRYDAAFRAEALRLAGESRSTQAAARALNIDPKRIYKWQQQALTPVAAARGAELDPATAAELRQLRAANRRQAQELDILKKAIALFSQTLDQGVVTALSRRNGASTPCACAAN; via the coding sequence ATGAAAGACAGTCCCCCACCTACCAAACGTCGGCGTTATGATGCCGCCTTCCGGGCCGAAGCCCTGCGCCTGGCCGGTGAAAGCCGCTCGACTCAAGCCGCCGCGCGCGCCCTCAACATCGACCCCAAGCGCATCTATAAGTGGCAGCAGCAAGCGCTTACGCCGGTGGCGGCCGCCCGTGGGGCGGAGCTGGACCCCGCCACGGCGGCCGAATTGCGGCAGCTACGGGCCGCCAATCGGCGGCAGGCCCAGGAGCTGGACATTTTAAAAAAAGCCATCGCCCTCTTCTCGCAGACACTGGACCAAGGAGTCGTTACCGCTTTATCGAGGCGCAACGGGGCCAGTACCCCGTGCGCCTGCGCTGCCAATTAG
- a CDS encoding recombinase family protein, whose product MSKYVAYFRVSTARQGQSGLGLEAQQAAVLRFLPGEAIRVADYIEVESGRKSARPQLLAAIALAQREDAVLLVAKLDRLARSVAFLATLMESRVRFQAVDLPAADEFTLHILAAVAQKEASAISSRTRDALAAKKARGFTLGTPANLTEEAKLKGLAARQANAVANVNNRQAAQLATLLRATGANLRAIAHQLNQSGYTTRRGKAFHPMGVQRLLANTPE is encoded by the coding sequence ATGAGCAAGTACGTGGCCTATTTTCGGGTCAGCACCGCCCGACAGGGGCAATCCGGTTTAGGCCTCGAAGCCCAGCAAGCCGCCGTGCTCCGCTTTTTGCCTGGGGAGGCTATCAGGGTGGCCGATTACATCGAGGTCGAGAGTGGGCGTAAGAGTGCGCGGCCTCAACTGCTGGCGGCCATCGCCCTGGCCCAGCGCGAGGATGCGGTGCTGTTGGTGGCCAAGTTGGACCGCCTGGCCCGGAGCGTGGCGTTTCTGGCAACGCTGATGGAGAGTCGGGTGCGGTTTCAGGCGGTGGACCTGCCGGCGGCCGATGAGTTTACCCTCCATATCCTGGCGGCTGTCGCCCAGAAAGAGGCTTCGGCTATCTCTAGCCGGACGCGGGATGCGCTGGCGGCCAAGAAGGCACGAGGGTTTACGCTGGGCACGCCGGCGAATCTCACCGAGGAGGCCAAGCTTAAGGGCTTAGCGGCGCGTCAAGCGAATGCGGTGGCCAATGTCAACAATCGGCAGGCCGCCCAGCTAGCGACGCTGCTGCGGGCCACAGGAGCGAACCTGCGGGCTATTGCTCACCAGCTCAATCAGTCCGGTTACACTACTCGGCGCGGGAAGGCGTTTCACCCGATGGGCGTCCAGCGCCTACTGGCCAACACACCCGAATGA
- a CDS encoding ubiquinol-cytochrome c reductase iron-sulfur subunit, whose translation MKRHEFTHLFGFGAAMVLSGCLGSCTSKTDNATPAPGPGSNNIDFTLDLADPANARLNDPAFGYVYSANGQVIVAKTTAGGYVALAATCTHQGTSVQFQPGSNGFICPNHGSKFSTSGTVLNGPASAPLQAYTVVQTGTKLHVTS comes from the coding sequence ATGAAACGTCACGAATTCACCCACCTGTTCGGTTTTGGCGCCGCCATGGTCCTGAGCGGCTGCTTAGGCAGTTGCACCAGCAAAACCGACAATGCCACGCCCGCGCCCGGCCCCGGGTCGAACAATATCGACTTCACCCTTGATTTGGCCGACCCCGCCAATGCTCGCCTCAACGACCCCGCCTTTGGCTACGTGTACAGCGCAAATGGCCAGGTAATCGTAGCCAAAACTACCGCCGGGGGCTACGTGGCGCTGGCCGCCACGTGTACGCACCAAGGCACTTCGGTGCAGTTTCAACCCGGCAGCAATGGCTTTATCTGCCCCAATCACGGCTCGAAATTCAGTACTAGCGGCACCGTGCTCAATGGGCCTGCCTCTGCGCCGCTGCAGGCTTACACCGTTGTGCAAACGGGCACCAAGCTACATGTCACGAGCTAA
- a CDS encoding alpha/beta hydrolase family protein codes for MTTNAWQPLLLAFLLLCGAVPAYAQTNPAKLREEIVALASMGYCRGGDYLANGNEVVFISNRSGSPQIWKVASGGGKPVQLTTFPDPVTAMVPSPTQDLIAFQLAPGGGLNAQLYVMKGDGSGVKQLTKGGKTNNFLGPWSKDGALLGFGSNEQNPTGVDFFIYEVSKGTAALAVKNNGTGGIADFSRDKQQVLVTRLASRGSNNLSLYNLATKEEKLLTPHEGPGTFFGQIAPAGDVYLGYNKDRDLLAFGKSSPGGLQLLAERKDAELADFSLNHAGTTAVLVWNEKGLSKLSLYDLKTNKESRQLSLPVELVADVAFSANDQTVVFTGSGSREPANIWVYTVGRNQFQKITDSSHMGVNLAALVAPELVAFPSFDGVPLSGWLYKPTTGKGPFPTVISYHGGPEGQSIPSLNPTAQALVKEGVAFFLPNVRGSTGFGKTFLNLDNGALRVNGVKDIKAVSDYLIRVGIAKPGALGIMGGSYGGYMVMAGVTQYPDMFAAGADLFGVVNFETFFKHTEPWMAAISTVEYGDPATQAAMLRELSPIHKADLIKTPLLVEHGANDTNVPVVEAEQVVAALQKNNVPVKYTLFPDEGHGWQKTTNRITSVVEIVDWFTTRLK; via the coding sequence ATGACAACCAACGCTTGGCAACCCCTGCTCCTTGCCTTCCTGCTGCTCTGCGGCGCGGTTCCCGCTTATGCGCAGACCAACCCAGCGAAACTACGGGAGGAAATCGTCGCCCTGGCCAGCATGGGGTATTGCCGCGGAGGCGATTACCTAGCTAATGGGAACGAAGTGGTATTTATCTCTAACCGGAGCGGGTCGCCCCAAATCTGGAAAGTTGCCTCCGGGGGAGGAAAGCCGGTGCAACTAACGACGTTCCCGGACCCGGTTACGGCCATGGTGCCGTCGCCTACCCAGGACCTGATTGCGTTTCAGCTCGCCCCGGGGGGCGGACTGAATGCCCAACTTTACGTGATGAAGGGCGATGGCAGTGGGGTCAAGCAACTGACCAAAGGGGGCAAGACCAACAACTTTCTGGGTCCCTGGAGCAAGGACGGCGCCCTGCTCGGCTTTGGCTCCAATGAACAAAACCCCACCGGGGTGGACTTTTTTATCTACGAGGTGAGCAAAGGCACCGCTGCCTTGGCCGTTAAGAACAACGGAACCGGGGGCATCGCAGACTTCTCGCGCGACAAGCAGCAGGTATTGGTCACCCGGCTGGCCAGCCGAGGCAGCAATAATTTATCCCTGTATAACCTGGCGACCAAGGAGGAAAAACTCCTCACCCCGCACGAGGGCCCCGGCACCTTCTTCGGCCAAATAGCCCCTGCCGGGGACGTGTACCTGGGCTATAACAAGGACCGGGACTTACTAGCTTTTGGCAAAAGCAGCCCCGGCGGCCTGCAGCTGCTAGCGGAGCGGAAAGACGCGGAATTAGCTGATTTCAGCCTAAACCACGCGGGCACCACGGCCGTCCTGGTCTGGAACGAAAAGGGGCTCAGCAAGCTGAGCCTGTACGATTTGAAAACCAACAAGGAATCCCGGCAGCTGTCACTGCCGGTCGAATTGGTAGCGGACGTGGCCTTTTCCGCCAACGACCAAACCGTGGTGTTTACCGGCTCGGGGTCCCGGGAACCGGCCAATATTTGGGTGTACACCGTGGGCCGCAATCAATTCCAGAAAATCACCGATAGCTCCCACATGGGCGTGAACTTAGCGGCGCTGGTGGCCCCGGAACTGGTGGCGTTTCCCTCCTTTGACGGGGTGCCCCTCAGCGGCTGGCTTTATAAACCAACGACCGGCAAGGGGCCGTTCCCCACGGTCATCAGCTACCACGGCGGCCCCGAAGGCCAGTCGATTCCCAGCCTGAATCCGACGGCCCAGGCGCTCGTTAAAGAGGGCGTGGCCTTTTTCCTACCTAACGTGCGCGGCTCCACTGGCTTTGGCAAAACGTTTTTGAACCTGGACAACGGCGCCCTGCGGGTGAATGGGGTCAAGGACATCAAAGCCGTTTCGGACTATTTAATCCGGGTCGGCATTGCCAAGCCCGGCGCCTTAGGCATCATGGGGGGCTCCTACGGGGGCTACATGGTGATGGCGGGCGTCACGCAGTACCCCGACATGTTTGCCGCCGGGGCTGACTTATTTGGTGTGGTCAACTTTGAAACGTTTTTTAAGCACACCGAACCCTGGATGGCCGCTATTTCCACGGTGGAATACGGCGACCCCGCCACGCAGGCGGCAATGCTGCGGGAGTTGTCGCCGATTCACAAAGCCGACCTTATCAAAACCCCCTTGCTGGTGGAGCACGGCGCCAACGACACCAATGTGCCGGTGGTGGAAGCGGAACAAGTAGTGGCGGCGCTCCAGAAGAACAACGTTCCGGTGAAGTACACCCTGTTTCCGGACGAAGGGCATGGCTGGCAAAAAACCACTAACCGCATCACCTCCGTAGTGGAAATTGTGGACTGGTTTACCACCCGGCTTAAATGA
- a CDS encoding type II toxin-antitoxin system HigB family toxin, translating to MQLCTWSSHNDLLADFATADYIGQGRYVFDIKGNHYRLVAQVLFSLRTVAIRRIMTHADYSKLSKKQLQDL from the coding sequence GTGCAGCTCTGCACCTGGTCGAGCCACAACGACCTGCTGGCCGACTTTGCCACGGCGGACTACATCGGCCAGGGCCGCTACGTGTTCGACATCAAGGGCAACCACTACCGGCTGGTGGCCCAGGTGTTGTTTTCGCTGCGCACCGTCGCTATCCGGCGCATCATGACCCACGCCGATTACAGTAAGCTGAGCAAAAAACAGTTGCAAGACCTCTGA
- a CDS encoding IS630 family transposase has product MRAWLPDIRRGWGLKLSLSTLRRLARRAGYRWKRCRRSLKAQRDPVLFAAAQQHLHTLHQAEARGAVAVVYVDECRFSRQAPVPYAWQRRGQPPVGLPAVRGRGGHSVLGFWQAHAPHQPLEAYVREGSLTADLFVLAVNAFCHSLSGPTVLVLDNASIHKAHVVRACEAKWAAAGLTLFFLPAYSPELNHIELLWHRCKHYWVRPQDYATEQTLLQRLEHVLANVGNHYTITFA; this is encoded by the coding sequence TTGCGCGCGTGGCTTCCTGACATCCGCCGAGGCTGGGGCCTCAAGCTCAGCCTGAGCACGCTGCGCCGGCTGGCGCGCCGCGCCGGCTACCGCTGGAAGCGCTGCCGCAGGAGTCTGAAAGCGCAACGCGACCCGGTCTTGTTTGCCGCCGCCCAGCAGCACCTGCACACGTTGCACCAAGCCGAAGCCCGCGGCGCGGTGGCCGTGGTCTACGTCGATGAGTGCCGCTTCTCGCGCCAAGCCCCCGTGCCCTATGCCTGGCAACGGCGTGGGCAGCCCCCGGTGGGCCTGCCCGCCGTACGGGGGCGCGGGGGGCATTCGGTCCTGGGCTTCTGGCAGGCCCACGCCCCGCACCAGCCCCTGGAGGCCTACGTGCGGGAAGGCAGCCTGACGGCCGACTTATTTGTGCTGGCCGTCAACGCATTCTGCCACAGTCTAAGCGGCCCTACCGTGCTCGTACTCGACAATGCCTCCATTCACAAAGCGCACGTGGTGCGCGCTTGTGAAGCCAAGTGGGCAGCGGCCGGCCTGACACTCTTTTTCTTGCCCGCCTACAGCCCCGAACTCAACCACATCGAACTGCTCTGGCACCGCTGCAAGCACTATTGGGTTCGCCCCCAGGATTACGCCACGGAGCAAACCTTGCTACAACGCCTCGAACACGTGCTGGCAAACGTCGGTAATCACTACACGATTACTTTTGCATGA
- a CDS encoding replication initiation protein has protein sequence MLGLIDGKGNEKMKQLIDLRTNVLDVAVRQINEHTELRINYKLEKVGRSYKNIVFTVKPQALATPIPFAWWPPFRTYQVFSKPTTTTPPASWMNCASPM, from the coding sequence ATGCTCGGCCTAATCGATGGGAAAGGCAATGAAAAAATGAAGCAGCTTATCGACCTGCGTACCAACGTGCTTGATGTTGCTGTTAGGCAAATCAACGAGCACACCGAACTACGCATCAACTACAAGCTCGAAAAGGTGGGCCGGAGCTACAAAAACATCGTTTTTACGGTCAAGCCACAAGCCTTAGCAACGCCCATTCCCTTCGCCTGGTGGCCACCGTTCAGAACGTACCAGGTGTTCAGCAAACCCACTACGACAACGCCGCCCGCATCCTGGATGAACTGCGCATCACCGATGTAA
- a CDS encoding helix-turn-helix domain-containing protein translates to MNLTTEAEHKAAVKEFRTLATDEETHHARLLVLRDAIHAFEEANGHNPGPPTTVAGRLQVEMFKRRLKQKQLAQLLEVGESRLSEVLRGRRAANGDFLRRMYQKLGIPAAEVLELTA, encoded by the coding sequence GTGAACCTGACTACCGAAGCCGAGCACAAAGCCGCCGTGAAGGAATTCCGGACGCTGGCCACCGACGAAGAAACCCACCACGCCCGCCTGCTGGTGCTGCGCGACGCCATCCACGCCTTTGAGGAGGCGAACGGCCACAACCCCGGGCCCCCGACTACCGTGGCCGGCCGGCTGCAGGTGGAAATGTTCAAGCGCCGCCTCAAGCAGAAGCAGCTCGCGCAGCTGCTGGAGGTGGGCGAGTCGCGCCTGAGCGAGGTGCTGCGCGGCCGGCGGGCGGCCAACGGCGACTTTCTGCGCCGCATGTACCAAAAATTAGGCATCCCGGCCGCAGAAGTCTTAGAGTTAACGGCTTAG
- a CDS encoding integrase core domain-containing protein, translating into MLSLVECHDRPAQLRTDNGPEFISARLTEWCEAHGIVLHWIQPGKPTQNAYIERFNGSFRRELLDAHLFRSLAHVRQLVADWMHDYNTQRPHQALNFMTPLEFKQAA; encoded by the coding sequence ATGCTCTCCTTAGTCGAGTGCCATGACCGGCCTGCGCAGCTGCGCACCGATAACGGACCGGAATTCATCAGCGCCCGCCTGACCGAGTGGTGCGAAGCGCACGGCATTGTCCTGCACTGGATTCAGCCGGGCAAACCGACCCAAAACGCCTACATCGAGCGCTTCAACGGCTCCTTTCGCCGGGAGCTGCTCGATGCCCACTTGTTTCGCTCGCTGGCCCACGTACGCCAACTCGTGGCCGACTGGATGCACGACTACAACACCCAACGGCCCCACCAGGCCTTGAATTTTATGACCCCCCTCGAATTTAAACAAGCGGCTTAA
- a CDS encoding IS3 family transposase has product MFGVHKRRYGTRRLRVALRQKGYRVGRQRLRTALRRRALHALQPKAYTPRTTDSPHGLRCAPNRLLDQPKPTQANRVWVSDTTYLPLANGDWVYLCAYQDMASKQVLGWQVGASMPEDLITRALQRAFWAQPPTPGLRVHADRGGQYCGNAYRQLRHDYQALRSQSRRGDCYDNAPAESLWARLKTEVLELRERPVFADLANAQASVALYFDYYNHERLHSIIGYQLPYHTHQQLLQLNALNCPA; this is encoded by the coding sequence GTGTTTGGGGTCCACAAACGCCGCTACGGCACCCGCCGGCTGCGGGTGGCCCTGCGCCAGAAAGGCTACCGGGTGGGCCGCCAGCGGCTACGTACGGCCCTGCGCCGACGGGCCCTGCACGCGCTGCAACCCAAGGCCTACACTCCGCGCACCACCGACTCGCCCCACGGCCTGCGCTGCGCGCCGAACCGGCTGCTCGACCAGCCCAAGCCCACCCAGGCCAACCGGGTCTGGGTCAGCGATACCACGTACCTGCCGCTGGCCAACGGTGACTGGGTGTACCTGTGCGCGTACCAGGACATGGCCAGCAAGCAGGTGCTGGGCTGGCAGGTGGGGGCTTCGATGCCGGAGGATCTCATTACCAGGGCCTTGCAGCGCGCTTTCTGGGCGCAACCGCCCACACCCGGCTTGCGCGTCCACGCCGACCGGGGTGGGCAGTACTGCGGCAACGCCTACCGGCAGTTGCGCCACGACTACCAGGCCCTACGCTCGCAGAGCCGCCGGGGCGACTGCTACGACAATGCCCCGGCGGAAAGCTTATGGGCGCGTCTTAAAACGGAGGTGCTCGAACTACGCGAGCGGCCCGTTTTCGCCGACCTGGCCAACGCCCAGGCCAGCGTGGCCCTTTATTTTGACTACTACAATCACGAGCGTTTACACTCCATCATCGGCTATCAACTGCCCTATCACACTCACCAACAGCTTCTTCAACTCAATGCCCTAAACTGTCCAGCGTAA
- a CDS encoding transposase family protein codes for MTLCDSTQYVHFLSATESGRAHDKKLADEYALHLPAGCVLRQDLGLLGHAPTGVVVEMPHKKPPKRELTFAQKLYNQLLSPLRVVIEHAHSGIKRLHMVQGTIRLRGEWVRDTVMVVACGLHNLRVRSPHRAYRAPVHAKLANYAE; via the coding sequence ATGACCTTATGCGATTCCACGCAGTACGTGCATTTTCTCTCGGCTACGGAAAGCGGGCGAGCGCACGACAAAAAACTGGCCGACGAGTACGCGCTGCACCTACCGGCGGGCTGCGTGTTACGGCAGGATTTGGGCTTGCTGGGCCACGCCCCGACCGGGGTCGTGGTGGAGATGCCCCACAAGAAGCCGCCGAAGCGGGAGTTGACGTTTGCCCAAAAGCTGTATAACCAGTTGCTGAGTCCGTTGCGCGTCGTTATCGAACACGCGCACAGCGGTATCAAGCGCCTGCACATGGTGCAGGGCACTATCCGCTTGCGCGGCGAATGGGTGCGCGATACGGTCATGGTCGTGGCCTGTGGGCTGCACAACCTGCGCGTGCGCAGCCCGCACCGCGCCTATCGCGCACCTGTCCACGCGAAACTCGCTAACTACGCCGAATAA
- a CDS encoding helix-turn-helix domain-containing protein, translating into MRRRAQVILGHHRGATVQQLATLFAVGYNTVGIWLRRWQELGLAGLAEGQRSGRPPKLPPAVKKSSDLAGYGHPAIARVAS; encoded by the coding sequence ATGCGGCGGCGTGCCCAAGTTATTTTGGGACACCACCGCGGGGCGACCGTTCAGCAATTGGCCACTTTGTTTGCCGTGGGCTATAATACGGTCGGTATCTGGCTGCGCCGCTGGCAGGAGCTGGGCTTGGCCGGGCTGGCCGAGGGCCAGCGGTCGGGCCGCCCGCCGAAACTCCCACCAGCAGTAAAAAAAAGTAGCGACCTGGCTGGGTACGGCCACCCAGCAATTGCGCGCGTGGCTTCCTGA